A section of the Chryseobacterium scophthalmum genome encodes:
- a CDS encoding Crp/Fnr family transcriptional regulator: protein MIRQFFQSFNLFSENEIDHLLTFFKERTLAKNDFFVKENERCKEIAFIQSGIFRSYYTSHEGKDNTYCFRFPNDLMASYSSFISDKPSIENLQAISEATLLVIKKEKIQELASENPKWSEFLRMIAEQEYLELEKRFFQLQRDDAAQRYAFLIENQPDYIQKIPLQYLASYLGITQRHLSRIRKEISF, encoded by the coding sequence ATGATTCGGCAGTTCTTTCAAAGTTTCAACCTCTTTTCTGAAAATGAAATAGATCATCTTTTAACTTTTTTTAAAGAAAGAACACTTGCCAAAAATGATTTCTTTGTGAAAGAAAACGAAAGATGTAAAGAAATTGCTTTTATACAATCAGGAATCTTCAGATCTTATTATACTTCGCATGAAGGAAAAGACAATACCTATTGCTTTAGATTTCCTAATGATTTGATGGCTTCTTATTCGTCATTTATTTCCGATAAACCAAGCATAGAAAATCTGCAGGCTATTTCGGAAGCTACTCTATTGGTCATTAAAAAAGAAAAAATTCAGGAACTTGCATCTGAAAACCCGAAATGGAGCGAATTTCTCAGAATGATTGCCGAACAGGAATATCTGGAACTTGAAAAACGTTTTTTCCAGCTTCAACGGGATGATGCGGCTCAGAGATATGCCTTTCTAATTGAAAATCAACCGGATTATATCCAAAAAATTCCTCTGCAATATTTAGCATCTTATTTAGGCATTACCCAAAGACATTTAAGCCGCATCAGGAAAGAAATTTCTTTTTAG
- a CDS encoding NAD(P)H-dependent oxidoreductase, whose product MKKIALINGHPNQESFNFTLAEAYKKGAEKSGVEIKEIIIRNLDFNPNLQFGYQKRMELEPDLIKAWEIIQWADHLVWVHPVWWGGLPAITKGFIDRLFLPGLAFKYRENSVWWDKLLTGKTAHIITTLDQPSWYYRIFYGRPSINHLKKSTLEFCGIKPVKVTYIGIIKNSKEEQRKKWIEKVYSLGEKLK is encoded by the coding sequence ATGAAAAAAATCGCATTAATCAACGGGCATCCCAATCAAGAATCATTTAATTTCACCCTAGCTGAAGCTTATAAAAAAGGAGCTGAAAAATCAGGAGTTGAGATAAAGGAAATTATTATCCGAAATCTTGATTTTAATCCTAATTTACAGTTTGGTTATCAAAAAAGAATGGAATTAGAACCTGATTTAATAAAAGCCTGGGAAATTATACAATGGGCAGACCATTTAGTTTGGGTACATCCGGTTTGGTGGGGAGGACTTCCTGCGATTACAAAAGGTTTTATCGACCGCCTTTTCCTTCCCGGTTTAGCATTTAAATATCGTGAAAATTCAGTTTGGTGGGATAAGCTTCTTACCGGAAAAACCGCACATATCATTACAACTTTAGATCAACCAAGTTGGTATTACAGGATATTTTATGGAAGACCAAGTATCAATCATCTCAAAAAATCAACCTTAGAATTTTGTGGAATAAAACCTGTAAAAGTTACTTATATAGGAATTATTAAAAACTCAAAAGAAGAGCAACGCAAAAAATGGATTGAAAAAGTATATTCGTTGGGTGAAAAACTTAAATAA
- the mnmE gene encoding tRNA uridine-5-carboxymethylaminomethyl(34) synthesis GTPase MnmE: MNHDTICALATANGIGAIGIIRISGDDAIPVSAKIFDGKNLEKAQSHTVHYGFIKDGDEVIDEVMISVFKAPKTFTAEDSVEISFHGSPHIAKKILEVLIKNGARMAKAGEFTMRAFMNGRIDLSQAESIADLIASENEASRKVALNQLKGGITNEISFLRTDLLNFVSLIELELDFAEEDVEFADRSALNQLLDKIEAKLNSLIESFQYGNAIKNGTAVAIIGKPNAGKSTLLNALLKEERAIVSNIAGTTRDTIEEILHIKGHAFRLIDTAGLRETADEIEAIGVKKAKEKVENANILVYLADAATENFSEDIEMIKSLQRDDLKLIICATKIDEVSPAQYELVENIFRKEISQDFDFITISAVENQNMQDLKDELSSYVEQLKSEESNVIITNQRHFEALGKSLDAVNKVKEAITFQISTELLAYELRNALEHLGEISGEVTNDEVLGNIFSKFCIGK; the protein is encoded by the coding sequence ATGAATCATGACACTATCTGCGCACTTGCCACAGCCAACGGAATTGGAGCCATCGGAATTATAAGAATTTCCGGTGATGATGCAATTCCTGTTTCCGCTAAAATCTTTGACGGTAAAAATCTAGAAAAAGCACAGTCACACACTGTTCATTACGGATTTATAAAAGATGGCGATGAGGTAATTGATGAAGTGATGATTTCTGTTTTTAAAGCTCCAAAAACTTTTACAGCAGAGGATTCTGTAGAGATTTCTTTTCACGGTTCGCCACATATTGCCAAAAAAATTCTTGAAGTTTTAATTAAAAACGGTGCAAGAATGGCAAAAGCTGGTGAATTTACGATGCGGGCTTTCATGAACGGAAGAATTGATCTAAGCCAGGCTGAATCAATTGCCGATTTGATCGCTTCGGAAAATGAAGCTTCAAGAAAAGTAGCATTAAATCAGCTAAAAGGTGGGATCACCAACGAAATTTCTTTTCTAAGAACCGATCTATTAAATTTTGTTTCTTTAATTGAATTGGAACTCGATTTTGCCGAAGAAGACGTTGAGTTTGCAGACAGAAGTGCTCTGAATCAATTGCTTGATAAAATTGAAGCCAAATTAAATTCTCTTATTGAAAGTTTTCAATACGGAAATGCTATTAAAAATGGAACTGCCGTTGCGATTATTGGAAAACCAAACGCAGGAAAATCAACCCTTCTAAATGCTTTATTAAAAGAAGAAAGAGCAATTGTAAGCAATATTGCCGGAACGACGAGAGATACCATTGAAGAAATACTTCACATAAAAGGTCATGCATTCAGATTAATTGATACTGCCGGTTTACGTGAGACAGCCGATGAAATCGAAGCAATCGGTGTAAAAAAGGCAAAAGAAAAAGTTGAAAATGCTAACATTCTTGTTTACCTTGCTGATGCAGCCACAGAAAACTTTTCAGAAGACATCGAGATGATAAAATCTCTGCAAAGAGATGATTTAAAACTCATAATCTGCGCTACGAAAATTGACGAAGTTTCTCCTGCTCAATATGAACTCGTCGAAAATATTTTCCGAAAAGAAATTTCGCAAGATTTTGATTTCATTACCATTTCGGCTGTTGAAAATCAAAATATGCAAGATTTAAAAGACGAATTATCATCTTATGTAGAACAACTAAAATCTGAAGAAAGTAACGTAATAATCACCAACCAACGTCACTTTGAAGCTTTAGGAAAATCTTTGGATGCCGTAAATAAAGTAAAGGAAGCGATTACTTTCCAGATTTCTACAGAGTTGTTGGCTTATGAACTAAGAAATGCTTTGGAACATCTTGGAGAAATTTCAGGTGAAGTGACGAATGATGAAGTGTTGGGGAATATTTTTTCTAAGTTTTGTATCGGGAAATAA
- a CDS encoding site-specific integrase, translated as MKISLNKRTLKDGRISLSIEYYRGSEVNEEGKRRHIRSFENLDTYLFGNPKTSAEKKHNKEGLEFAENVLSIRKAEFVQGKFDLKNTTKSKRTFLNYFEEKTEEKQKQDSSNNYGNWFSTLQHLNKIISKNLTFDEVDEELIKKVRHYFDHVARTKSDLPLSQNSKYSYFNKFKAALRSAFDDGYLSINYATKIKSFEQAESQREYLTFDELQALAKAECKYPILKKAFLFSCLSGLRWSDINTLIWSEVRDEGEFSKVNFRQEKTDGVEYLYISAQARELLGERQDQLDRVFRGLKYGMTYNTEIIRWCNRAGVPKHITFHSARHTNAVLLLENGADIYTVSKRLGHRELRTTQIYSKMIDKKNKEAAELIPKLNINL; from the coding sequence ATGAAAATATCACTCAACAAACGAACTTTGAAAGATGGACGAATTAGTCTTTCGATTGAATATTACCGTGGTTCAGAAGTCAATGAGGAGGGTAAAAGACGGCATATCCGAAGTTTCGAGAATTTAGATACCTATTTATTCGGCAATCCTAAGACTTCTGCAGAAAAGAAGCACAATAAAGAAGGACTTGAATTCGCAGAAAATGTGTTATCAATCCGGAAAGCAGAATTTGTTCAAGGTAAGTTCGATTTAAAGAATACGACAAAGTCAAAACGTACCTTTTTGAATTATTTTGAAGAAAAAACTGAGGAAAAACAAAAGCAGGATTCCTCTAACAATTATGGCAATTGGTTTTCTACGTTACAACATCTTAATAAAATCATTTCAAAAAATCTAACCTTCGACGAAGTTGACGAGGAACTGATTAAAAAAGTCCGCCATTATTTTGATCATGTCGCTCGAACAAAAAGTGACTTGCCATTATCTCAAAACTCAAAATACTCTTATTTCAATAAATTTAAAGCCGCCCTTAGAAGTGCATTTGATGATGGATATTTATCAATCAATTATGCTACGAAAATAAAATCTTTCGAACAGGCAGAAAGTCAAAGAGAATATTTGACTTTTGATGAGCTGCAAGCTTTAGCAAAAGCAGAATGTAAATATCCTATTTTAAAAAAAGCTTTTTTATTTTCATGCTTATCTGGTCTACGCTGGTCAGATATTAATACATTGATTTGGTCTGAAGTTCGAGATGAGGGAGAGTTTTCTAAAGTGAATTTCAGGCAGGAGAAAACTGATGGCGTAGAATATCTTTATATCTCTGCTCAAGCAAGGGAATTACTTGGTGAAAGGCAAGATCAGCTGGATCGAGTTTTTAGAGGATTGAAATATGGGATGACTTATAATACCGAAATTATCCGCTGGTGCAATCGTGCTGGAGTTCCTAAGCATATCACATTTCATTCTGCTAGACATACCAATGCTGTTCTCCTTCTAGAGAATGGTGCAGATATATATACGGTTTCAAAAAGATTGGGACACAGAGAACTTAGAACGACTCAGATATACTCTAAAATGATAGATAAAAAAAATAAAGAAGCAGCTGAGCTGATACCTAAATTGAATATTAATCTTTAA
- a CDS encoding DNA-binding protein → MSKEEIIITTLNHLLEEVNSLKENLAFNKSTFNVKDFSAYSGIKESYIYKIVGQELIKYSKPNGKMLFFNKSDIDSFLLQNPIKPKSEIEQEAIEFSLKKK, encoded by the coding sequence ATGAGCAAAGAAGAAATTATAATTACCACACTTAATCATTTACTCGAAGAAGTAAATAGTTTGAAAGAAAATCTTGCATTCAATAAATCGACATTTAATGTTAAAGACTTTAGTGCGTACAGTGGCATTAAAGAAAGCTACATATACAAAATAGTAGGGCAAGAATTGATAAAGTACAGCAAACCAAATGGGAAAATGCTATTTTTTAATAAATCAGATATTGATAGTTTTTTACTACAAAACCCGATAAAACCAAAATCTGAAATTGAGCAAGAGGCAATAGAGTTTTCCTTAAAGAAAAAATAA
- a CDS encoding replication initiation protein: MIDRDHFSPKPRKKVLVSKDFREVLISQETSIVEQRIITTILSAIKDQQSLFINVKSPIDNQSQLSFDDCYDGWANQGYVEFLITFQELNQELKQEKKMKNSSIKQALVNMTNINWLTLRDESINGYSAVPFILSPKWNSKNIYFKMDKAVMKHLLNMSSYFPLKKDLPYVVSSPNTLRFLMWLLKFQKQQFIVKEYSQILKELSMPKNKYENRAKFERDFLRNVKADLDSFNDLSFNYSCNRGIYSFVFYDTRNSVGENQKYPTLNELQIVRSLKYLKKRRDLSENNINVLKKLFEVKGHSKLSKTLNGKINAKMQGDDYIKAVFVYLENPATLSP; the protein is encoded by the coding sequence ATGATAGATCGTGATCACTTCTCTCCAAAACCTAGAAAAAAAGTCCTTGTATCGAAAGATTTTCGGGAAGTTTTAATTTCTCAAGAAACATCTATAGTAGAGCAGAGAATTATCACAACGATTCTCTCTGCAATTAAAGATCAACAGTCACTTTTTATTAATGTTAAGAGTCCTATTGATAACCAATCCCAATTATCTTTTGATGATTGTTATGATGGATGGGCTAATCAAGGTTATGTAGAATTTCTAATTACTTTTCAAGAGCTAAATCAAGAGCTAAAACAAGAGAAAAAAATGAAAAATTCTTCAATCAAACAGGCGCTGGTAAATATGACAAATATTAACTGGCTTACATTACGGGATGAATCCATAAACGGTTATAGTGCAGTGCCCTTTATTCTTTCACCGAAATGGAACAGCAAAAATATTTATTTCAAGATGGATAAAGCTGTAATGAAACACCTTCTTAATATGAGCTCTTATTTTCCACTGAAAAAAGATTTGCCATACGTTGTGTCATCTCCGAACACTTTGCGTTTTTTAATGTGGTTATTGAAGTTTCAAAAACAACAATTTATAGTTAAGGAATATTCTCAAATTCTAAAAGAACTATCGATGCCCAAAAACAAATATGAAAATAGGGCTAAATTCGAAAGAGATTTTTTAAGGAATGTAAAGGCTGACTTGGATTCGTTCAATGATTTAAGCTTTAACTACAGCTGTAATAGAGGTATTTACAGTTTTGTATTTTACGATACCAGAAATTCAGTAGGAGAAAATCAAAAATATCCGACACTTAACGAGTTACAAATAGTTCGATCTCTGAAGTATCTGAAAAAAAGGAGAGATTTATCAGAAAATAATATCAATGTTTTGAAAAAATTATTTGAAGTGAAAGGACATAGTAAATTATCGAAAACTCTCAATGGAAAGATAAACGCTAAAATGCAAGGTGACGATTATATTAAGGCTGTGTTTGTGTATCTTGAGAATCCTGCGACTTTATCTCCCTAA
- a CDS encoding toprim domain-containing protein produces the protein MNIQQAKNISIRKIMDSFSLSPSKENSKTAFYFALDRQEKTPSLSVNFVENKAFDYGTGKKFDNISLVQAIKQCSVSEALKYLEGFDYSSIKEQAFTNQDYNFEISAIKNLDHPALIQYLDSRKINFCSNYLKEIHYQISGKKYFGIAFENNSGGFEIRNKYAKLCLGKKDLTIFKNSSTTLRIFEGFMDFISFKSIKILAKEQSADYVVLNSISLTHLLKNLNNNYEQIELYLDNDVAGDMATIELQNIFRGAKDQRFLYKDHKDLNEFLMTDY, from the coding sequence ATGAACATCCAGCAGGCTAAAAATATATCTATCAGGAAAATTATGGATAGCTTTTCTCTTTCACCAAGCAAAGAGAATAGCAAGACAGCTTTCTACTTTGCTTTAGATCGTCAAGAAAAGACTCCCAGTCTTTCTGTAAATTTTGTCGAAAACAAAGCTTTTGATTATGGAACGGGAAAGAAATTTGATAATATTTCTCTGGTTCAAGCAATTAAACAATGTTCCGTTTCAGAAGCCTTAAAATATCTCGAAGGTTTTGATTATTCTTCCATTAAGGAACAAGCTTTCACAAATCAAGACTATAATTTCGAAATTTCAGCAATTAAAAATCTTGACCATCCTGCATTAATCCAATATCTGGACAGCAGAAAAATAAATTTTTGTTCTAATTACTTAAAAGAAATCCATTACCAAATTTCAGGTAAAAAGTATTTTGGGATAGCATTTGAAAATAATTCTGGTGGTTTCGAAATTCGGAACAAATATGCAAAGCTCTGTCTTGGAAAAAAAGACCTAACTATATTTAAAAATAGCTCAACGACTCTTAGGATTTTTGAAGGTTTTATGGATTTTATCTCTTTTAAAAGCATTAAAATTTTAGCTAAAGAGCAATCTGCCGATTATGTTGTTTTAAATTCAATTTCACTAACTCATTTGCTGAAAAATTTAAACAATAATTATGAACAAATAGAACTATATCTAGATAATGATGTTGCTGGTGATATGGCAACGATTGAATTGCAAAATATATTTAGAGGAGCAAAAGATCAAAGGTTTTTATATAAGGATCATAAGGATTTAAATGAGTTTTTAATGACCGATTATTAG
- a CDS encoding plasmid mobilization protein yields the protein MKNEFIKIRVSRIEKKVIERKSQKAGLSVSEFVRRLAFEKELKSRLSEEEIECYKSLSKYADNFRRISNLFKLGDVTGMKQETMEVGKLIREHLKNFQ from the coding sequence ATGAAAAATGAATTCATAAAAATAAGAGTATCTCGAATTGAGAAGAAAGTTATTGAAAGAAAATCTCAAAAAGCCGGGCTTTCAGTTTCTGAATTTGTACGTCGCTTAGCTTTTGAAAAAGAGTTGAAAAGTAGGCTTAGTGAAGAAGAAATAGAATGCTATAAATCTCTTTCAAAGTATGCGGATAATTTTAGAAGAATCTCAAATCTTTTTAAGCTTGGGGATGTTACTGGAATGAAACAAGAAACCATGGAGGTTGGAAAATTAATTCGAGAACATTTAAAGAATTTTCAATAA
- a CDS encoding relaxase/mobilization nuclease domain-containing protein encodes MIGMAQSCKGGAALGNYVMQDEKGYELCRNGVCGEDSKEILQEMKIIQDLNQNAQNKTFSLVLSPEKSEGQKLSNKELREITRDFMKKLNIDPEKQQFIAFVHTEKSHKHIHIIANRVQDNGKLISDHFIGKKAQWAAHEVAKENGLISAKEIMINKLQTIEQGKDLDRAVKNEILKKHEFVINQNPKSMELYMKKMEELGVKVTPTINKQGQIQGHRMMDLATGKDFKASEVHRNLGLKKIMENGIPFQDSNLSFTKPLEIVQNVALKISTKIIKEIVKKTVSQGMGY; translated from the coding sequence ATGATAGGAATGGCACAATCCTGTAAAGGTGGCGCAGCTTTGGGAAATTATGTGATGCAAGATGAAAAGGGTTATGAACTTTGTCGAAATGGTGTCTGTGGCGAGGATTCTAAAGAAATTCTACAGGAAATGAAGATTATTCAGGATCTGAATCAGAATGCCCAAAATAAAACTTTTTCGCTGGTTCTCTCACCCGAAAAATCAGAAGGACAAAAACTTTCCAACAAGGAGCTACGTGAAATTACAAGAGATTTTATGAAAAAACTAAATATTGATCCGGAAAAGCAACAGTTTATCGCTTTTGTACATACCGAGAAATCTCATAAGCATATTCATATTATTGCAAATAGAGTTCAGGACAACGGCAAATTAATTTCGGATCATTTTATTGGTAAAAAAGCGCAATGGGCTGCACATGAGGTTGCGAAAGAAAATGGATTGATCTCTGCTAAAGAGATTATGATTAATAAACTTCAAACTATTGAACAAGGAAAAGATTTAGATAGAGCAGTAAAAAATGAAATCTTAAAAAAGCATGAATTTGTAATAAATCAAAATCCAAAATCAATGGAATTATATATGAAAAAGATGGAGGAGCTTGGAGTGAAAGTTACTCCCACTATTAATAAACAGGGACAGATACAAGGACATCGTATGATGGATTTGGCGACTGGGAAAGATTTTAAAGCAAGTGAAGTGCATCGAAACTTGGGGTTGAAAAAAATAATGGAAAATGGCATTCCTTTTCAAGATTCTAATTTATCATTCACCAAGCCATTGGAAATTGTGCAAAATGTAGCATTAAAAATTTCAACAAAAATAATCAAGGAAATTGTAAAAAAGACAGTCTCTCAAGGAATGGGATATTAA
- a CDS encoding type I restriction endonuclease: MIFNEDSRVKIPAILHLTRLGYQYIPQNQQNRIEESNIFPELFIEAICKINDIGEAEAKKSLDEINLELDFEDLGQKFYERLISTSGTRIIDFENFDNNFFHITTELTYKNGDEEFRPDITIFINGMPLAFIEVKKPHNKQGVLDERQRINKRFSNKQFRRFTNITQLMVFSNNMEYEDGIVEPVFGAYYATAAYNELNFNFFREDLDYPVREILKAINLDTENLLLKDNNLMVIKHSPEYITNKQDNTPTNRILTSLFSKERLQFILQFAITYVKEDASKNARQKHIMRYPQMFATKAIAAKLEEGQNKGIIWHTQGSGKTALAYYNVKHLTHYYSKKNVVPKFYFIVDRLDLAIQASTEFANRGLKVNPINSKQEFIKDMQVVGALNNNSGVPEITVVNIQKFSEDATAITDLKYDINVQRVFFLDEAHRSYNPKGNYLANLMNSDRNAVLIALTGTPLLREVAKEYDSKMLFGNYFHKYYYNMSIADGYTLRLIREEIEGSFKIQMKEVMEQIKVLQGDIKASQLYAHPSFAEPLLDYITKDLIQFRRDERDTSLGGMVVCDSADQAKELFRLFQEKYGIQETDASVLMVAEAPAKYGKDEPNLSAALILHDENDKVIRKELISAYKKGKVDILFVYNMLLTGFDSKRMKKLYLARVIQDHNLLQTLTRVNRPYKKYQYGYVVDFADISKAFDRTNKAYFDELQDQLGDEMEMYTYLFKSEEEIKSEIQEIKETLFQYDTQNKELFSQQIAQITDKKELTRLLKALRTAKELKNIIAVNNYEALGGIADFDVWNRLLIETQNRFDNLTLLESIGNAEASQNLLNTALEDIVFQFIKIDESELILADEFKNVLRKTRESLQHNFDQTDPQFVNLREELERIFKKKNLNETTQTDMLENMHLLQKIYDKAKELNRKNALLKAKYESDEKYTRIHKRLLEKGMLNAKEIQLHQALMQVKDQVDGKLERQEDLMKNEAFFKRYLMQLVVQEFKNKEQIPLDFSTTEIINNMIVSEYLQQYQYR, encoded by the coding sequence ATGATATTTAACGAGGACTCAAGAGTTAAGATACCCGCAATACTTCACCTAACAAGATTAGGTTATCAATACATACCACAAAATCAACAAAATAGAATTGAAGAAAGTAACATTTTTCCAGAATTATTTATAGAAGCTATTTGTAAAATAAATGATATTGGGGAAGCTGAAGCTAAAAAATCATTGGACGAGATTAACCTTGAATTGGATTTTGAAGATTTAGGGCAAAAGTTTTATGAACGTCTTATCAGTACATCAGGAACAAGAATAATTGATTTTGAGAATTTCGACAACAATTTTTTTCATATAACAACTGAATTAACCTATAAAAATGGTGACGAAGAATTTCGCCCAGATATAACAATTTTTATAAATGGGATGCCTCTAGCTTTTATTGAAGTTAAGAAACCCCACAATAAGCAAGGCGTCTTAGATGAAAGACAAAGAATCAATAAACGTTTTTCAAACAAACAGTTTAGAAGATTTACCAATATTACTCAATTAATGGTTTTCTCCAATAATATGGAATATGAAGACGGAATAGTTGAACCTGTTTTTGGAGCTTACTATGCAACGGCTGCTTATAATGAGCTCAACTTTAACTTTTTTAGAGAAGATCTTGATTATCCTGTAAGGGAAATTTTGAAAGCTATTAATCTTGATACAGAGAATCTGCTATTGAAAGACAATAACTTAATGGTAATTAAGCACAGTCCGGAATATATTACAAATAAACAAGATAATACTCCAACTAATAGAATATTGACTTCTTTATTCAGTAAAGAGCGTTTGCAATTTATTTTACAATTTGCTATTACCTATGTAAAAGAAGATGCTAGCAAGAATGCACGTCAGAAACACATTATGCGTTATCCGCAAATGTTTGCTACTAAAGCTATTGCTGCAAAATTAGAGGAAGGACAGAATAAAGGGATTATCTGGCATACGCAAGGTTCGGGAAAAACGGCTTTGGCTTACTATAATGTGAAGCATTTAACACACTATTATTCTAAGAAAAATGTGGTGCCGAAATTTTACTTTATTGTAGATCGTTTAGATTTAGCCATACAAGCTTCCACAGAATTTGCTAATCGTGGTTTAAAAGTAAACCCAATTAATTCTAAGCAAGAATTTATAAAAGATATGCAAGTTGTTGGTGCGTTGAATAATAATAGCGGTGTACCCGAAATTACAGTAGTTAATATTCAAAAATTCTCAGAAGATGCCACAGCAATCACGGATTTAAAATATGACATAAATGTTCAACGTGTTTTCTTTTTAGATGAAGCGCACAGAAGTTATAATCCTAAAGGCAATTATTTAGCTAATCTTATGAACTCTGACCGTAACGCTGTATTAATTGCACTTACAGGAACCCCCCTATTACGAGAAGTTGCAAAAGAATATGATAGCAAAATGTTGTTTGGCAACTATTTTCATAAGTATTACTACAATATGTCTATTGCTGATGGATATACATTACGATTAATACGTGAAGAGATAGAAGGAAGTTTTAAAATTCAGATGAAGGAGGTTATGGAGCAAATAAAAGTCTTACAAGGCGATATAAAAGCTTCACAATTGTACGCACATCCATCTTTTGCAGAACCACTTTTAGACTACATAACCAAAGATTTAATTCAATTTCGTAGAGATGAAAGAGATACTTCTTTAGGTGGAATGGTTGTTTGTGATTCTGCAGATCAGGCAAAAGAATTATTCAGATTGTTTCAGGAAAAGTACGGAATTCAGGAAACTGATGCCAGTGTATTGATGGTTGCAGAAGCTCCAGCAAAATATGGGAAAGATGAACCTAATTTGTCAGCTGCCCTTATACTGCACGATGAGAATGATAAAGTAATTCGTAAAGAACTAATTAGTGCTTACAAAAAAGGGAAAGTTGACATCTTGTTTGTTTACAATATGTTATTAACCGGTTTTGATTCTAAAAGAATGAAAAAGCTATATCTCGCACGGGTAATACAAGATCACAATTTACTTCAAACTCTTACTCGTGTTAATAGACCTTACAAAAAATACCAATATGGTTATGTTGTAGATTTTGCCGATATATCTAAAGCTTTTGATAGAACAAATAAGGCATATTTTGATGAGTTACAAGATCAGCTAGGTGATGAAATGGAGATGTATACTTATCTTTTTAAATCTGAAGAAGAAATAAAATCCGAAATACAGGAAATAAAAGAGACTCTATTTCAGTATGATACTCAGAATAAAGAATTGTTTTCTCAGCAAATAGCACAAATAACAGACAAAAAGGAATTAACCCGATTGTTGAAAGCTTTACGCACAGCTAAAGAATTAAAAAATATTATTGCGGTTAATAATTATGAAGCTTTAGGTGGAATTGCAGATTTTGACGTTTGGAATCGGTTGCTGATAGAAACCCAAAATAGATTTGACAATCTAACCCTTCTTGAAAGTATAGGCAATGCAGAAGCTTCTCAAAATCTTCTGAATACGGCTTTAGAAGATATTGTATTTCAATTTATTAAAATAGATGAAAGCGAATTGATTTTAGCAGATGAATTCAAAAATGTTTTAAGAAAAACTAGAGAGTCTTTACAACATAATTTTGACCAAACTGATCCACAATTTGTAAATTTGCGCGAGGAACTGGAACGAATTTTTAAGAAAAAGAATCTTAATGAAACCACTCAAACAGATATGCTAGAGAATATGCATCTTTTGCAAAAGATTTACGATAAAGCCAAAGAGCTAAATCGTAAAAATGCTTTATTAAAAGCAAAGTATGAAAGTGATGAAAAATACACCAGAATCCACAAAAGATTATTGGAGAAGGGTATGCTCAATGCAAAAGAAATACAACTACATCAGGCTTTAATGCAAGTAAAAGATCAAGTAGATGGAAAACTGGAAAGACAAGAAGATTTGATGAAAAATGAAGCTTTCTTTAAACGCTATCTAATGCAACTTGTTGTTCAGGAGTTTAAAAATAAAGAGCAAATTCCTTTAGATTTTAGCACGACCGAGATTATTAATAATATGATTGTCAGCGAGTATTTACAACAGTATCAATACAGATAA